Proteins from a genomic interval of Deltaproteobacteria bacterium:
- a CDS encoding NAD(P)/FAD-dependent oxidoreductase, with protein MSKDERFDIVIIGAGPNGMATAAYLAKCGLSVCVLEERTECGGACETQEPIPGVRIYPHAVLMYASPAPGFDQLELHKYGFRMTWWPGYGANEDTAALACTDGWRPISAQDKMGWAKIGGLLGSPPFTRELMRATFWCPPHPRGVEVTDDNVPYMQVYKQHQPDMYTHELREMTMLDLLDEHCETEHFKAAMAFAAWASGAAGHWEGVAIPAALCVQLLTMPNTGQNSIPRGGLHGYFHAIHRAAVHKGAVVRTCCPVEEIIIEDGRAVGVRLRETAAWGGRTIRANKAVIAAIDVHQAFLKMIGPRHLDPGFIQKIRDISLKNQTLYVSVFHTKTQLRLKPTWARDERVTGPNKQPFLGIYPCDSREIYYENVADVDGRKGQPTVPPERAMWFQAPPQNFDPTDCQANYPPSRGYISQSYEMAVTSPDYHQEGEDAPDKYKAEMDAYMRKSYGQMLDGLEDDNVIHHWSATGRDVEFRNSGIIGGTWCGSRHDEDQLWTNRPIPELARYRTPIEGLYHAHQTSGHPGGLCLMAIPYNLMHILIEDGIAEPGDWWYASPWYIPEQGKISARRG; from the coding sequence ATGAGCAAGGACGAGCGGTTCGACATCGTCATCATCGGCGCCGGTCCCAACGGGATGGCGACGGCCGCCTATCTCGCCAAGTGCGGCCTCAGCGTGTGCGTGCTCGAGGAACGCACGGAATGCGGCGGGGCCTGCGAAACGCAGGAGCCGATCCCCGGCGTGCGCATCTATCCGCACGCGGTGCTGATGTACGCGTCGCCGGCGCCGGGATTCGATCAGCTGGAGCTGCACAAGTACGGCTTCCGCATGACCTGGTGGCCCGGATACGGCGCCAACGAAGATACCGCCGCGCTGGCATGCACCGACGGGTGGCGGCCGATTTCCGCCCAGGACAAGATGGGATGGGCGAAGATCGGCGGACTCCTCGGCTCACCGCCGTTCACGCGGGAGCTGATGCGCGCCACTTTCTGGTGTCCGCCGCATCCTCGCGGGGTCGAGGTCACGGACGACAACGTGCCGTACATGCAGGTGTACAAGCAGCACCAGCCCGACATGTACACGCACGAGCTCCGGGAGATGACGATGCTCGATCTCCTCGACGAGCACTGCGAGACCGAGCACTTCAAGGCCGCCATGGCCTTCGCGGCGTGGGCGTCCGGAGCCGCGGGCCACTGGGAAGGCGTCGCGATTCCGGCGGCGCTGTGCGTGCAACTCCTCACGATGCCGAACACCGGGCAGAACAGCATCCCGCGGGGCGGCCTGCACGGCTATTTCCACGCCATCCATCGCGCCGCCGTGCACAAGGGGGCGGTCGTCCGGACGTGTTGTCCGGTCGAGGAGATCATCATCGAGGACGGGCGGGCCGTCGGCGTGCGGCTGCGCGAGACCGCGGCGTGGGGCGGACGAACGATCCGCGCCAACAAGGCCGTGATCGCGGCGATCGACGTGCACCAGGCCTTCCTCAAGATGATCGGCCCACGGCACCTGGACCCCGGGTTCATCCAGAAGATCCGGGACATCAGCCTGAAGAACCAGACCCTCTACGTGTCCGTCTTCCACACCAAGACGCAGCTGCGATTGAAGCCGACGTGGGCCCGGGACGAACGCGTGACGGGACCCAACAAACAGCCGTTCCTCGGCATCTACCCCTGCGACTCGCGCGAGATCTACTACGAGAACGTCGCCGACGTGGACGGCCGCAAGGGACAACCGACGGTACCTCCGGAGCGTGCGATGTGGTTCCAGGCGCCGCCGCAGAACTTCGATCCGACCGACTGCCAGGCGAACTACCCGCCCTCACGCGGCTACATTTCGCAATCGTACGAGATGGCGGTCACGTCACCCGACTACCATCAAGAAGGGGAAGACGCGCCGGACAAGTACAAGGCCGAGATGGATGCGTACATGCGGAAGTCCTACGGCCAGATGCTGGACGGCCTCGAGGACGACAACGTCATCCACCATTGGAGTGCCACCGGTCGCGACGTGGAGTTCCGTAACTCCGGCATCATCGGCGGTACGTGGTGCGGCAGTCGCCACGACGAGGACCAGCTGTGGACGAATCGACCGATCCCCGAGTTGGCGCGCTACCGGACGCCGATCGAGGGGCTCTATCACGCGCATCAGACCTCGGGGCACCCCGGCGGGCTCTGCCTCATGGCCATTCCCTACAACCTGATGCACATCCTCATCGAGGACGGCATCGCCGAGCCTGGTGACTGGTGGTACGCGTCGCCCTGGTACATTCCGGAGCAGGGCAAGATTTCCGCGCGCCGCGGCTGA
- a CDS encoding NAD(P)/FAD-dependent oxidoreductase produces MPNFKYTSEFTFDPSNPFGHMQEEFPRESEFDVVIIGAGPNGLIAGAYLARAGLSVAVCERRFEAGGGLATEENLYPCYSSNPHVLYHMMVDYMPAIRDFELEAPAVTWIKPNRQTGMLFEDGSSVLLARMTQDTKDSISKYSFKDAGTFGRVIRDWRRIVDDIIAPATYIPPMAPIEITMAMQRTKVGQQMLELGELSPLQLITETFEHDKVRALMLYATCMWGLDPRETGLGFMVPLMLDRAMNKCYCYGGSHKFGSALARQVVKYGGVILDAATVDRIIVENGRAVGVHIVHEDRVLRAKAVMSTLDPHTTFLDMVGEAALPTSLRDAVKGWAWDKWSFNTLHIAADEAPKYVTDDPWINEAFATVVGIEGVESLLTHWDNVTQGRLDLNNFGGHSTCESLFDPTLSDRPGKFVSMFQIHAPYGLEGGWVNRRDEIKAAMLAKWQKAAPNLAGTIISTAMEDPEEIEIRFPNMRRGSIKHGDYRPLQMGCYRPNQECSSTATPIEGLYVCGVSTYPGGLVLGGPGYLGANRVAEDLGVPKWWKPTPVMERYIKTYLE; encoded by the coding sequence ATGCCAAATTTCAAGTACACCTCCGAGTTCACCTTCGACCCGAGCAATCCCTTCGGGCACATGCAGGAAGAGTTTCCGCGGGAGAGCGAGTTCGACGTCGTAATCATCGGCGCCGGTCCCAACGGTCTCATCGCCGGCGCCTACCTCGCCCGGGCGGGCCTGAGCGTCGCCGTCTGCGAGCGTCGCTTCGAGGCGGGTGGCGGTCTGGCCACCGAGGAGAACCTCTACCCCTGCTACTCCTCCAACCCGCACGTGCTCTACCACATGATGGTGGACTACATGCCGGCGATCCGGGACTTCGAGCTCGAAGCGCCCGCGGTGACGTGGATCAAGCCCAATCGCCAGACGGGGATGCTGTTCGAAGACGGCTCCTCCGTGCTCCTGGCCCGCATGACCCAGGACACCAAGGATTCGATCAGCAAGTATTCCTTCAAGGACGCCGGCACCTTCGGCCGGGTGATTCGCGATTGGCGGCGGATCGTCGACGACATCATCGCGCCCGCCACCTACATCCCGCCCATGGCGCCGATCGAGATCACCATGGCCATGCAACGCACCAAGGTCGGGCAGCAGATGCTGGAGCTCGGGGAGCTGAGCCCGTTGCAGCTCATCACGGAGACCTTCGAGCACGACAAGGTCCGTGCCCTGATGCTGTACGCGACCTGCATGTGGGGACTCGACCCGCGCGAGACCGGCCTCGGCTTCATGGTTCCGCTCATGCTCGATCGCGCCATGAACAAGTGTTACTGCTACGGCGGCTCCCACAAGTTCGGGAGCGCGCTGGCGCGACAGGTCGTAAAGTACGGCGGCGTGATCCTCGACGCCGCCACCGTCGACCGGATCATCGTCGAGAACGGCCGCGCGGTCGGCGTGCACATCGTGCACGAGGATCGCGTGCTGCGAGCCAAGGCGGTGATGTCCACGCTGGACCCGCATACGACGTTCCTCGACATGGTCGGCGAGGCGGCGCTGCCGACATCGCTCCGGGACGCGGTGAAGGGGTGGGCGTGGGACAAGTGGAGCTTCAACACCCTCCACATCGCGGCCGACGAGGCGCCCAAGTACGTCACCGACGATCCGTGGATCAACGAGGCGTTCGCCACCGTCGTCGGCATCGAGGGCGTCGAAAGCCTGCTCACCCACTGGGACAACGTCACGCAGGGCAGGCTCGACCTGAACAACTTCGGCGGCCACTCGACCTGCGAGAGCCTGTTCGATCCCACGCTGAGCGACCGTCCGGGAAAATTCGTCTCGATGTTCCAGATCCATGCGCCCTACGGGCTCGAGGGCGGCTGGGTGAATCGTCGCGACGAGATCAAGGCGGCCATGCTCGCCAAGTGGCAGAAGGCGGCGCCCAATCTCGCCGGCACGATCATCAGCACGGCGATGGAGGACCCCGAGGAAATCGAGATCCGCTTTCCGAACATGCGGCGCGGGTCGATCAAGCACGGCGACTATCGGCCCTTGCAGATGGGGTGCTACCGGCCCAATCAAGAGTGCTCGAGCACCGCCACGCCGATCGAAGGCCTCTACGTTTGCGGGGTCTCGACCTATCCCGGAGGCCTCGTCCTCGGTGGTCCGGGGTATCTCGGTGCCAACCGTGTGGCGGAGGATCTCGGCGTCCCGAAGTGGTGGAAGCCGACCCCGGTCATGGAACGGTACATCAAGACGTACCTCGAATGA